GTGAGATCTCATGGCCTTGGGCGATGTGTTTCATCGCGGCACGTCGTTGGTGGCGTGCCGCACCTTGGAGGATTTTCGATGGATGAGTGTTTGACGTTCGATGCGGATGCGACGGTGGATGAGCTGTTGAACCGTGCGGCGGAATGGTTGCAGTACGCGCGTGGGGTAACCGATCTGTTGGTGGAATCGATGCAGGAGACGGAGCTACCGGATCGGCAGCGGATGGCGTTGGCCTTGGGTGCGGTGAGTACGTTGACGGCGATGGGAACGCGGTGTGCGATGCGGGCGCATGGGCGGATGCAGTGGGACAAGGTGTAGGTGAGCGTGTCGCTTGCCCGCATGCACCGCACTGGGTTCCTGCGTGCGCAGGAACGACGTGAGGGGGTTATACGCCACGGTCATTCTTGTAGCCCGTCGTTCCTGCGCACGCAGGAACCCAGCGCCTCTCGTCCGAGGGGGCGACAACGTCCCATCGGCTTTTGATCGTAGCGCTGCAAACGTACCGCACGCTCGAATCGCCGACGAAGTCGGCTCCCACGCCATCACCGACTCGCACGAAACGGCACCGTCGAAAGAGACCTGGCCGCAGTAGGCGTCCGAGGACCTCGGGACGGAAGAGACCCCGCAGGGGCGACGGTCAGGATGACCGTCGTTTTCCGCCGAGCCATGGATGGCGAGTCGGAACATCCCGCGTAGAGGTCCGTGCCCCGAAAGGGACGGGCGACGTGCGGCCGACAGGGCGCGCGGTCGGGACGACCGCCTCGGTCCGCATCGCTTTTCGCGCCAAAGGCGCGTGGATGCATGTAGCGAATGAACCGATGGCAGGGCGACGCGATAACCGATAACCGATAACCGAGGCGCTGGATTCCTGCGGTCGCAGGAATGACGGTGAGGGATAGCCATCTTTCCATCTGGATGGAAAGATATATACTTCGGGCAACCACGCCGAGACGACCGCATGCCCGCCATCAGCTTCGAGTTCTTCCCGCCCAAGACCGACGAACAGCGCGACCAGCTCGACAAGGCCGCCGAGCGGCTCAAGGCCCATGCGCCGGACTACGTCTCGGTTACCTTCGGCGCGGGCGGCTCCACGCTGAGCTACACGGGCGAAACGGTGAAGCGGCTGCGCAACGAGCACGGGCTGTCGGTGGCGCCCCATCTCTCCTGCATGGGCGGCACCAAGGCCGAGATCCGCGCCCTGCTCGACGAATACCGCGATCGCGGCTGCCGCCGCATCGTGGCGCTGCGCGGCGACCTGCCCTCGGGCATGGCCACGCCCGGCGACTTCCGCTACGCGGCGGAGCTGGTGGCCTACATCCGCGAGCACAGCGGCGACCACTTCCATATCGAAGTGGCCGCCTATCCGGAAACCCATCCCCAGGCGGAGAACGCGCTGGCCGACCTGCGTCATTTCAAGGCCAAGTGCGATGCGGGCGCCAACGGCGCCATCACCCAGTACTTCTTCAATCCCGACGCCTATTTCCGCTTCGTCGACGACGTGACCAAGCTCGGCGTGGACCTGCCGATCGTGCCGGGCATCATGCCGATCGCCAATTTCAGCCAGTTGCGCCGCTTCTCGGACCAGTGCGGCGCCGAAATCCCCCGCTGGATCGTCAAGCGCATGCAGGCCCACGGCGACGACGCGGCCTCCATCCGCGAACTCGGCGCCGACGTGGTGGCCGAGCTTTGCCGCCGCCTGCTCGACGGCGGCGCCCCGGGCCTGCACTTCTATACGATCAACCGCGCCCGGGCGACGATCTCGGTGCTGGAACGCCTTGCCTCCTGACTGTGCGCGCCATCACCTCGCGAACGCGGATTTACCCGGATGATGGCGCTTCGCTCCCTTAGCTTCCGTGCCACCGCTTGAAACGCGCCATCCTCTTCCTCCTGCTTCTCGCGCCGCTCCCCGCCCTGGCCCAGAACGTCATCCACCGATGCGTCGGCGCGGACGGCAACCCGGTCTATAGCGACCAGCCCTGCTCGGCCGTCGGGGCCACCTCCATCGCGCCGCCGCCGACGTCGACCACGGCGGCACCCGGTGCGCCCACCACCGGCATGCTCTGCGCCAAAGACCTCGGCGAGCTGCGTGAGGGCCTGGCGCGCGCCTTCGCCACGCACGACGCCAACCGCGTGGGCGCTCTCGTACTGTGGAGCGGCTACGGCAGCAACGGCGCCGTGGACAGCATCCAGCGCCTCGGCGCCCTGGTGAAGCAACCCCTGCTTTCGCTGCAGGGCGACGAAAGCGCGGGCCTCGAAGTGGTCACCGGCCGCACCGGCCAGACGCAACAGGCCCATTTCGGCGTCACCCGCGAATCGGGCTGCCTCTGGCTGCGGCCTCCGGCCTGACCGCCTGCCGCCTCCATCCGGCCCCGTTCTGACGCGACGCGCCATGTGACCGGTCGGGGCAACCGTTATCATGGGCGGTCTTTTGTGGAGCCCTCCCCCCCATGTCGCAGAACTACCCCGAATGGATCTGGCAGAACGGCCAGATCAAGCACTGGCGCGATGCCACCGTCCACGTGATGGCGCACGCCCTGCATTACGGCTCCTCGGTCTTCGAGGGCATCCGCAGCTACGAGACGCCTGACGGCGCGGCGATCTTCCGCCTCACCGATCACCTCAAGCGCCTCTACCTGTCGGCGAAGATCTACGACATGGACATCGGCTACTCCATCGATGAGCTGGCCGAGGCCTGCCGTGAGGTGGTGAAGAAGAACGGCCTGAAGGCCGCCTACCTGCGCCCGGTGTCGTTCCGCGACCTCGGCGGCTTCGGTCTCTCGGCCGAGTGCCCCATCAGCACGGCCGTGGCCGCGTGGCACATGGGCCCCTATCTCGGACCCGAGGCGCTGGAAAACGGCATCGACGCCTGCGTGTCGAGCTGGCAGCGTTTCGCGCCCAACACCATCCCGGCCGGCGCCAAGGCCGGCGGCAATTACCTCTCGGGCCAGCTCATCGCCCGCGAGGCGCGCCGCCTCGGCTTCGGCGAGGGCATCGCGCTGGCTTCCACGGGCCTCCTGAGCGAAGGCGCGGGCGAGAACCTGTTCCTCGTGTTCGACGGCGCCCTGCACACCACGCCGGCCAGCGCCTCGATCCTCACCGGCATCACGCGCCACACGCTCATCACGCTGGCCCGCGAAGAAGGCATCGAAGTGATCGAGCGCGACCTGCCGCGCGAATACCTCTACCTCGCCGACGAGATCCTGATGTGCGGCACCGCCGCCGAAGTCACCCCGATCCGCTCGGTGGACGGCAAGACCATCGGCACCGGCAAGGCCGGTCCGGTGACGCGCCGTCTGCAGGAGCTGTTCTTCGGGTTGTTCACCGGCAAGACGCCGGATCGCTGGGGCTGGCTCGAGCCGGTCTAATCCCTTCGCCATATTCCTCTGTGCGACCGGCGCATCCCACGATAGGATGCGCCGGCCAGGGAGCAAGCCAAATCCGGACTGGCTATCACACAGGGGAAAAACATGAAGTTCACGCATCTCGCCGCCGCGGCCATCGCCGTGGCGTGCCTCGTCAGTGGCTGCGCCAGCGTCAACAAGGCCAGCACCGCCGCCAACGCGCAAGCCAAGACCTTCGCGCCGATCACCGACAAGGCGGTGGTCTATGTCTATCGCGACGAAATCATGGGCAGCGCCATCAAGATGGGTGTCGACGTCGATGGCGTCATGGCCGGTGAAACCGGACCCAAATCGTTCCTGCGTCTCGCACTCGCACCGGGCAAGCATGTGATCACGTCACATGCCGAGAAGAACACTTCCCTCGACCTGGACACGAAGGCGGGGCAGTCGTACTACGTGTGGCAGGAAGTGAAGATGGGCGTGTGGACGGCTCGCTCGACGCTGCACCTGATGTCGACGGCCGATGGCCAGAAGGGCGTGCGCTCGTGCGACCTGCTGGAAACGTCTGCGCCGTCGATGCGCGTGGGCGCTTCGGCACCTTGATGCTCCATCGCGGACAGGGTCCGCTCCCACCCTTCGGTAGCGGGCTTTCTACCAGAGGGTGGGAGCGGACCCTGTCCGCGATGCTTTTAGTTGCAGAAGCCGTTCGGATAGCTCGACGAACGGTAGGCGTATAGCCAGGTCGTCTTGCCGCCGTCGTTGGCGAGGTTCCAGCCGTTGCCGATGGAACCCAGTGCCTGGTTGAGCACCTGCGAACGCTGCAGCACCGGCGTGGTGAAGTACTTGTCGTCGTCGGCTTCGACGCGGAACGACAGCTCGGCGAGCGCCGGCGTAGTGGCGCCGTCGACGTACCACAGGGTGAGCGTGAATTCCGCCACCGACTGGCCGATGTCGGACTCGGGGCCGTCGTATTCCTGCTGCGTCACCGTGACGCCCGCCACCTTCGACAGCGAGGCGCTGGAGATGTCCGACAATGCCGACGCGCCGGGGAACTGCTTGACGAGGTCGGCCACGGTGGCCGGCGTGGTCGTCGCGTCCTGGCTGGTCGAGTGCGCCAGCACGAGGTTGCCCGGCGTCACGTCCGTTTCCAGCTTGGTTTTCTGGTTCTTGCCCGCGCCGGTGACGTCCGTCCAGTACGAGAGCTCTTCGTCGGGATGGCGGAACTTGAACTGGATGTCGTTGTGGTCGCCGGCGCGCGTGCGCACCGAGTAACCGCGCGCCATCAACTGGCAGGTGTGCGGCGTGTCGATGTAGGTGAGCGTATCGCGATCGCCCGCGCTGAAATTGCCGGTCACCGTCTTGTCGAACTTCAGCGCCGTGAGCCGCGTACCGAGGTCGTGCAGCAACGTGGCGGCGGCCGACGAGGGGTTGCTCGCGAAGCGCGAGGGATCGAGCAGGGCCTTGTATTCCTTGCTGTCGACGTAGGCCGGGGAATTGGCCTGGGCGGTCGCGGCGCCGAGCAGCAGCGACGCGGTGAGGAGCGAAAGCAACGTACGTTTCATCATGCGCTTGGCACCTTCAGTGGTTGGGAGCGGTGGTGGAACGAAATCCCGGCAGGGTGAGCCGGTAGACGAGTACGCGGTTGTCGTTGTCGATCGGTGAATCGCAGCGCTGTCCATCCATGACGCAATGCTTTGCGATGAAGTCGTTGTCGTTGCCGACCAGCAGGAAGACGTCGTCCGGGTGCGCGGGGTCGAGGGCGGGCACGAGGTCCATCGCCTCCCATTTCTCGGAAATCTGCGCCCTGCCCTCGCCCACCGTCAGGCCGAGTCCCGCGCGGGCCAGATCGTCGGGGTCGAGCAGGTTGACGAAGGGCTTCGACGATGCGGCATGGATGTCGTCCCGCAGGCGCTTTCCGTCGAGCACGGAACGGGTAGCGTTCTCGTAGGGCGTACCCGCCAGGTTCGTGGCGCCATCGATGTCCACCAGAATCACCTGCTTGAAGACGATGGGCTTGCCACCTTCCGCGCCCCAGCCGGCGCCGTCGCGCGCCAGCATGAGGAAACGATGGTCGTCGAGTACGCGGATTTCGCTCTGGGCGGCTGTCTTGTCCGGTGTGCCGCCATCGCCGCTCGCGGTGTAGGAAGGCAGCTCGACCACGTAATGGCCGATCGGCGTCGAGGGCGTGTCGTCGTGGCTCACGTCGTAGACGAGCACGCGGGTCAGCGTGCGGCCCGACGCGCCGCCGGGCAGGCTGTCCTGCACGAGCGCGCTCTGCAACGCCACGAAGAGGCGCGTGCCGTCGGGCGAGAGGGCCATGCCTTCCACGCCCTGGTTGTTGCGGCGGCCGGTGGCGGGTGGCTTCAGCGAGGTGAAGTCGGGCTTGCCGTCCTTATCGAGCGGACGGATGGCTCTCGGCGGCACGATGATGCCGGTGAGTTTGCCGGAGCGATCGAAGCGGTAGACATTCGCGGCGTATTCGTCGCCGACGTAGAAACCGCCATCGCGCGTGAACTGGAGGGATTCGGCGTCGAGGGAAATCTTGCCGGCACCGATGCCCTTGGCCGGGGCCGGAAGAACGATGCCGTGTTCGGTGAGGATGCCCTTGGCGGGTTCGGCGCCGGTGAAGGGCTTGCCGTTGAAGTCTTTGAGTGTTTTTCCGCCGTACGGCATGACCGTCACCGTCCCGACGCTGCGCGCCGGGTTCGCCGATACGATCGGCTCCCACCCCTTCGGTAGCGACGCCTCCGCGTCCCTGGCAGCCTTGCTACCGGAGGGGTGGGAGCCGACCGCGTCGGCGAATCCCGATCGCGGAAGCGCCACGGTGATGCGAAAGCGATGCATCCGTC
This window of the Luteibacter aegosomatis genome carries:
- a CDS encoding branched-chain amino acid transaminase yields the protein MSQNYPEWIWQNGQIKHWRDATVHVMAHALHYGSSVFEGIRSYETPDGAAIFRLTDHLKRLYLSAKIYDMDIGYSIDELAEACREVVKKNGLKAAYLRPVSFRDLGGFGLSAECPISTAVAAWHMGPYLGPEALENGIDACVSSWQRFAPNTIPAGAKAGGNYLSGQLIAREARRLGFGEGIALASTGLLSEGAGENLFLVFDGALHTTPASASILTGITRHTLITLAREEGIEVIERDLPREYLYLADEILMCGTAAEVTPIRSVDGKTIGTGKAGPVTRRLQELFFGLFTGKTPDRWGWLEPV
- a CDS encoding esterase-like activity of phytase family protein, encoding MRVHLAGLIATCLIGSVAAQSLEVRKPDIATAPLPRSIEDGGVTYVDQGLVAAGSLPAGTVDFLGDTLGSFSSLQIEPGTWRREGDRYTGVVWTLPDRGRNDPEHALFYDYRGRMHRFRITVALPRSGFADAVGSHPSGSKAARDAEASLPKGWEPIVSANPARSVGTVTVMPYGGKTLKDFNGKPFTGAEPAKGILTEHGIVLPAPAKGIGAGKISLDAESLQFTRDGGFYVGDEYAANVYRFDRSGKLTGIIVPPRAIRPLDKDGKPDFTSLKPPATGRRNNQGVEGMALSPDGTRLFVALQSALVQDSLPGGASGRTLTRVLVYDVSHDDTPSTPIGHYVVELPSYTASGDGGTPDKTAAQSEIRVLDDHRFLMLARDGAGWGAEGGKPIVFKQVILVDIDGATNLAGTPYENATRSVLDGKRLRDDIHAASSKPFVNLLDPDDLARAGLGLTVGEGRAQISEKWEAMDLVPALDPAHPDDVFLLVGNDNDFIAKHCVMDGQRCDSPIDNDNRVLVYRLTLPGFRSTTAPNH
- a CDS encoding DUF4124 domain-containing protein — protein: MKRAILFLLLLAPLPALAQNVIHRCVGADGNPVYSDQPCSAVGATSIAPPPTSTTAAPGAPTTGMLCAKDLGELREGLARAFATHDANRVGALVLWSGYGSNGAVDSIQRLGALVKQPLLSLQGDESAGLEVVTGRTGQTQQAHFGVTRESGCLWLRPPA
- a CDS encoding DUF2846 domain-containing protein translates to MKFTHLAAAAIAVACLVSGCASVNKASTAANAQAKTFAPITDKAVVYVYRDEIMGSAIKMGVDVDGVMAGETGPKSFLRLALAPGKHVITSHAEKNTSLDLDTKAGQSYYVWQEVKMGVWTARSTLHLMSTADGQKGVRSCDLLETSAPSMRVGASAP
- the metF gene encoding methylenetetrahydrofolate reductase [NAD(P)H] → MPAISFEFFPPKTDEQRDQLDKAAERLKAHAPDYVSVTFGAGGSTLSYTGETVKRLRNEHGLSVAPHLSCMGGTKAEIRALLDEYRDRGCRRIVALRGDLPSGMATPGDFRYAAELVAYIREHSGDHFHIEVAAYPETHPQAENALADLRHFKAKCDAGANGAITQYFFNPDAYFRFVDDVTKLGVDLPIVPGIMPIANFSQLRRFSDQCGAEIPRWIVKRMQAHGDDAASIRELGADVVAELCRRLLDGGAPGLHFYTINRARATISVLERLAS